The Deinococcus sonorensis KR-87 genome includes a window with the following:
- a CDS encoding ABC transporter ATP-binding protein produces the protein MTSPSPALELQHLRKTFSGRPAVDRLSLTVPPGELYALLGTNGAGKTTTLRMIAGLLAPDGGDVRIYGHSVLKEPLEAKRRLAYLPDDPMLYGKLRPAEYLEFVAGLWGIPAAQAAPEAERLLRWLDLWSHGSELTEGFSRGMKQKLALAGALIHQPSLLLLDEPLTGLDAAAARQVKDALRDFVERGGAVVLTTHIMEVAERLSDRIGVIRGGELIAEGTLEQLRARAGHAGAGSLEDVFLELVQTPDADVVA, from the coding sequence ATGACGAGCCCCTCTCCGGCCCTGGAGCTGCAGCACCTCCGCAAGACCTTCTCGGGCCGGCCCGCCGTGGACCGGCTCAGCCTGACGGTGCCGCCGGGCGAGCTGTATGCCCTGCTCGGCACCAACGGGGCCGGCAAGACCACCACCCTGCGAATGATCGCCGGCCTGCTGGCCCCGGACGGCGGCGACGTGCGGATCTACGGCCACAGCGTGTTGAAAGAGCCGCTGGAGGCCAAGCGGCGGCTGGCCTACCTGCCGGACGACCCGATGCTGTACGGCAAGCTGCGCCCGGCCGAGTACCTGGAGTTCGTGGCGGGCCTGTGGGGCATTCCGGCCGCCCAGGCGGCCCCCGAGGCCGAACGGCTGCTGCGCTGGCTGGACCTGTGGTCGCACGGGTCGGAGCTGACCGAGGGCTTCTCCAGGGGCATGAAACAGAAGCTGGCGCTGGCCGGCGCGCTGATCCACCAGCCGAGCCTGCTGCTGCTGGACGAGCCGCTGACCGGCCTGGACGCGGCGGCCGCCCGTCAGGTCAAGGACGCGCTGCGCGACTTCGTGGAGCGGGGCGGCGCGGTGGTGCTGACCACCCACATCATGGAGGTGGCCGAGCGACTCTCGGACCGCATCGGGGTGATCCGGGGCGGGGAGCTGATCGCCGAGGGCACGCTGGAGCAGCTGCGCGCCCGGGCCGGGCACGCGGGTGCCGGCTCGCTCGAGGACGTGTTCCTGGAACTGGTTCAGACTCCGGACGCCGATGTCGTCGCCTGA
- a CDS encoding MBL fold metallo-hydrolase: protein MKLSDHVYALDLQATLSGGQTSIYPALILDDLQGATLVDTGMPGMQDLIETALREAGLGVKDLRQIIITHHDLDHIGSLAVLVAASGAQVMALEQEVPYLVGDLPSQKTPSPEMRQRMLDTASPALKAYLLDPPRIAVDRVLQDGEVLPMAGGVRVVATPGHTTGHLSLFVEQDDILITGDAMTSSGGELHGPMERATPDMPEAIRSVEKLSALPVRQILTYHGGLVRDEASAQLVKVSQALSAG from the coding sequence ATGAAGCTCAGCGATCACGTCTACGCGCTGGACCTCCAGGCCACGCTGAGCGGCGGCCAGACCTCCATCTACCCCGCCCTGATCCTCGATGACCTACAGGGGGCCACCCTGGTGGACACCGGCATGCCCGGCATGCAGGACCTGATCGAAACGGCTCTTCGGGAGGCCGGGCTGGGAGTGAAGGACCTGCGACAGATCATCATCACCCACCACGACCTGGATCACATCGGGTCGCTGGCCGTGCTGGTGGCCGCCAGCGGCGCGCAGGTGATGGCGCTGGAGCAGGAGGTGCCGTATCTGGTGGGCGACCTGCCCTCCCAGAAGACGCCCTCGCCCGAAATGCGCCAGCGGATGCTCGACACGGCCTCGCCCGCGCTGAAGGCCTACCTGCTGGACCCGCCGCGCATCGCGGTGGACCGGGTGCTGCAGGACGGTGAGGTGCTGCCGATGGCGGGCGGCGTGCGGGTGGTGGCCACCCCGGGCCACACCACCGGGCACCTGAGCCTCTTCGTGGAGCAGGACGACATCCTGATCACCGGAGACGCCATGACCAGCAGTGGCGGAGAGTTGCACGGGCCGATGGAGCGTGCCACCCCCGACATGCCGGAGGCGATCCGCAGCGTGGAGAAGCTGAGCGCCCTGCCGGTGCGGCAGATCCTGACCTACCACGGCGGCCTGGTCCGTGACGAGGCGTCGGCACAGCTCGTGAAGGTGTCGCAGGCACTGAGCGCCGGCTGA
- a CDS encoding DNA double-strand break repair nuclease NurA gives MRIRLDPWPVDTQSGQLSLHAFNGEAIDIETPRWAAIAPRDIPQRLKRVYVVDGKPRMEARLLIEDDQGQSSFAGYGAFVAGAVDLCPHGSRPAELKDVRVQRVLAHGANMQLSPVQLSPRNPHTGQLEYRPSGFPADRDEATAPAAHIQALMLEAEQQLSHGLASSVPFDEDDDREVLSALTIQDGTLRGRNLGGAVVGCVKTLHTMYIDPGRMELLARLKPGERTPILHLRYGHNQFTRFSWYVRLCEAPFHLHPLAGVMRLEMYAPEEPDFLPPIVRAVANVSGTLLCRLAGQAHKDPRAPQNLIPTAALETAMGRSMGDLNLVTRRIRAHIAAELGAAVLGGVA, from the coding sequence ATGCGGATACGTCTCGACCCCTGGCCCGTGGACACCCAGAGCGGCCAGCTCTCTCTTCACGCCTTCAATGGGGAGGCCATCGACATCGAGACGCCGAGGTGGGCGGCCATCGCCCCACGTGACATTCCCCAGCGCCTCAAGCGCGTCTATGTGGTGGACGGCAAGCCGCGCATGGAAGCCCGGCTGCTGATTGAGGACGATCAGGGGCAGAGCAGCTTTGCCGGGTACGGCGCGTTCGTGGCCGGCGCCGTGGACCTGTGCCCACACGGCAGCCGCCCCGCCGAGCTCAAGGACGTGCGGGTCCAGCGGGTCCTGGCCCACGGCGCCAACATGCAGCTCAGCCCGGTACAGCTGTCGCCGCGCAACCCCCATACCGGTCAGCTGGAGTACCGGCCGTCCGGGTTCCCGGCGGACCGGGACGAGGCCACGGCGCCGGCTGCCCACATCCAGGCACTGATGCTGGAGGCCGAGCAGCAGCTGTCGCACGGGCTGGCCAGCAGCGTCCCCTTCGACGAGGACGACGACCGCGAGGTGCTGAGCGCCCTGACCATCCAGGACGGCACCCTGCGCGGCCGCAACCTGGGCGGCGCGGTGGTCGGCTGCGTCAAGACGCTGCACACCATGTACATCGACCCGGGCCGCATGGAACTGCTGGCCCGCCTGAAGCCCGGCGAGCGCACCCCGATCCTGCACCTGCGCTACGGCCACAACCAGTTCACCCGCTTCTCGTGGTACGTGCGGCTGTGCGAGGCGCCGTTCCACCTGCACCCGCTGGCCGGCGTGATGCGGCTGGAGATGTACGCCCCGGAGGAGCCGGATTTCCTGCCGCCCATCGTACGGGCGGTCGCCAACGTGAGCGGGACCCTGCTGTGCCGGCTGGCCGGGCAGGCGCATAAGGACCCGCGCGCGCCACAGAACCTGATTCCCACCGCCGCTCTGGAAACCGCCATGGGCCGCAGCATGGGCGACCTGAACCTGGTGACCCGGCGCATCCGGGCGCACATCGCCGCCGAGCTGGGAGCGGCGGTGCTGGGCGGGGTGGCCTGA
- a CDS encoding LrgB family protein has product MSAPMLWLAVSLLAYALGAALQARTRSPLMNPTLIACLIVVPLLLLTRTSYAAYSADARPLSALLTPAVVALAVPLYRQRALIRRAWRAVLLGGVAGTLLSSAVNALGARLVQAPREVRLALITDPVTSPVAYAIAQRLHGAPSLAAAFVILVGLIGAVALPGLLTRLGVHAPVARGIALGAVAHGIGTGRAREESDLTGAAASVGMCLGALVITLVSAVL; this is encoded by the coding sequence GTGAGCGCTCCGATGCTGTGGCTGGCCGTCAGCCTGCTGGCCTATGCCCTGGGCGCGGCGCTCCAGGCGCGCACCCGCTCGCCCCTCATGAACCCCACCCTGATTGCCTGCCTGATCGTGGTGCCGCTTCTGCTGCTGACGCGGACCAGCTACGCCGCCTACAGCGCCGACGCGCGGCCACTCAGTGCCCTGCTCACCCCGGCGGTGGTGGCGCTGGCGGTGCCGCTCTACCGCCAGCGCGCCCTGATCCGCCGGGCATGGCGGGCCGTGCTGCTCGGCGGCGTGGCCGGCACGTTGCTGTCCTCGGCGGTGAACGCGCTGGGGGCGCGGCTGGTGCAGGCCCCGCGCGAGGTGCGGCTGGCCCTGATCACCGATCCGGTCACCAGCCCGGTGGCGTACGCCATCGCCCAGCGGCTGCACGGCGCGCCCTCGCTGGCGGCGGCCTTCGTGATTCTGGTGGGCCTGATCGGGGCGGTGGCGCTGCCGGGCCTGCTGACCCGGCTGGGCGTCCACGCGCCGGTCGCGCGGGGGATCGCGCTGGGCGCCGTGGCCCACGGCATCGGGACCGGCCGGGCGCGCGAGGAGAGCGACCTCACCGGGGCGGCGGCCAGCGTGGGCATGTGTCTGGGCGCCCTGGTGATCACGCTGGTCAGCGCCGTCCTGTAG
- a CDS encoding CidA/LrgA family protein, translating into MTSVLRGALGLGLLFGFAVLGQALVGWTRLPLPGSVVGLLLLLLALATRLVPLAWVEGAADTLIGLLSLLFVPAAVGVVDYLGYGRAWPGWLLVMAAGVLIGGSVAGLLATRLGAVPDGGDR; encoded by the coding sequence GTGACGTCGGTCCTGCGCGGGGCGCTGGGCCTGGGCCTGCTGTTCGGCTTCGCGGTGCTGGGGCAGGCGCTGGTCGGCTGGACCCGCCTGCCGCTGCCCGGCTCGGTGGTGGGGCTGCTGCTGCTGCTGCTGGCGCTGGCGACCCGGCTGGTGCCGCTCGCCTGGGTGGAGGGCGCCGCCGACACGCTGATCGGGCTGCTGTCACTGCTGTTCGTGCCGGCGGCGGTGGGCGTGGTGGACTACCTGGGGTACGGCCGCGCGTGGCCCGGCTGGCTGCTGGTGATGGCCGCCGGCGTGCTGATCGGCGGGTCGGTGGCGGGGCTGCTGGCCACCCGGCTGGGCGCGGTCCCGGACGGGGGAGACCGGTGA
- the deoD gene encoding purine-nucleoside phosphorylase — protein MSVHLNASEGQIAPTVLLPGDPLRAQHIAQTFFDNPVQHNSVRGMLGYTGTYRGQPVSVQGTGMGIASASIYTHELIHSYGVQTLVRVGTCGSYQTGVHVRDLVLAQAACTDSNVNRIRFQGLDYAPIADFGLLMAAYQRAQAHGFSTHVGNIVSSDTFYQDNPGVMQRWAEYGVLAVEMEAAGLYTIAAKAGVRALTVLTVSDHLITHEETTAEERQTTFNQMIEVALEAALGLS, from the coding sequence ATGAGTGTCCACCTGAATGCCAGTGAAGGCCAGATTGCCCCCACCGTCCTGCTCCCCGGCGACCCGCTGCGCGCCCAGCACATCGCCCAGACGTTCTTCGACAACCCGGTGCAGCACAACTCGGTGCGCGGCATGCTCGGCTACACCGGCACCTACCGGGGCCAGCCGGTGAGCGTGCAGGGCACCGGCATGGGCATCGCCAGCGCCAGCATCTACACCCACGAGCTGATTCACAGCTACGGGGTCCAGACGCTGGTGCGGGTCGGCACCTGCGGGTCGTACCAGACGGGCGTGCACGTCCGCGATCTGGTGCTGGCGCAGGCCGCCTGCACCGACAGCAACGTCAACCGCATTCGCTTCCAGGGGCTGGATTACGCCCCCATCGCGGACTTCGGGCTGCTGATGGCCGCGTACCAGCGGGCCCAGGCGCACGGCTTCAGCACGCACGTCGGGAACATCGTTTCCAGCGACACCTTCTACCAGGACAACCCGGGCGTGATGCAGCGCTGGGCCGAGTACGGCGTGCTGGCCGTCGAGATGGAGGCGGCCGGGCTGTACACCATCGCCGCGAAGGCCGGCGTGCGCGCCCTGACCGTCCTGACCGTCAGCGACCACCTGATCACCCACGAGGAGACGACCGCCGAGGAACGTCAGACCACCTTCAACCAGATGATCGAGGTGGCGCTGGAGGCCGCGCTGGGCCTCAGCTGA
- a CDS encoding P-II family nitrogen regulator, which translates to MKLITAVVRPERIGAVKEALFQAGISGITLSRVSGHGGEREVVEHYRGTRVMVEFHEKVEFRMAVSEPFVEVAIQAILQSARTGEVGDGKIFVQPLERVVRIRTGEQDNAALTPVTETQLSPQDAS; encoded by the coding sequence ATGAAACTGATCACGGCGGTGGTGCGCCCCGAGCGGATCGGAGCGGTCAAGGAAGCGCTGTTTCAGGCGGGCATCAGTGGGATCACGCTCAGCCGGGTCAGTGGGCACGGCGGCGAGCGGGAGGTGGTGGAGCATTACCGGGGCACCCGCGTGATGGTCGAGTTTCACGAGAAGGTGGAATTCAGAATGGCGGTCAGCGAGCCGTTCGTGGAGGTGGCGATTCAGGCCATCCTTCAGTCGGCCCGCACCGGCGAGGTGGGGGACGGCAAGATCTTCGTGCAGCCGCTGGAACGGGTGGTCCGCATCCGCACCGGCGAGCAGGACAACGCCGCCCTCACCCCCGTCACGGAAACGCAGCTGTCCCCGCAGGACGCCTCCTGA
- a CDS encoding PIG-L deacetylase family protein, with the protein MTSFDPTFNLKYRDINAPTILAVFAHPDDEAFSVGGTLAYYAERGVRVVLACATRGEAGKITDPSMTVEDLGAQREQELRNACEALGIPAPVFLGYHDSGREERTRHDDPRALMNVDVFELEKDIRALIEEYRPQVIITFDPHGGYGHVDHIQVHRATSAAFFSTGHLQGAPQRLYFTALSLETAKRMEMFNPGNDPEIYGVSEQTTLVRMDVSRYAGRKKAALAAHGTQMGPQSRMGQMSEADRAQMEQTLLGREAFSLGGSRASVPRYPLGGLFDGVDYVMYVDD; encoded by the coding sequence ATGACCAGCTTCGATCCAACCTTCAATCTGAAGTACCGCGACATCAACGCGCCGACCATCCTGGCCGTGTTCGCCCACCCGGACGACGAGGCCTTCAGCGTGGGCGGCACGCTCGCCTACTACGCCGAGCGCGGCGTGCGGGTGGTGCTGGCCTGCGCCACCCGGGGCGAGGCCGGCAAGATCACCGACCCCAGCATGACGGTAGAGGACCTGGGCGCCCAGCGCGAGCAGGAACTGCGCAACGCCTGCGAGGCCCTGGGCATTCCGGCCCCGGTGTTCCTGGGCTACCACGACTCGGGCCGCGAGGAACGCACCCGCCACGACGATCCCCGGGCCCTGATGAACGTGGACGTGTTCGAACTGGAAAAGGACATACGCGCGTTGATCGAGGAGTACCGGCCGCAGGTGATCATCACCTTCGACCCGCACGGCGGCTACGGCCACGTGGACCACATTCAGGTGCACCGCGCCACGAGTGCGGCCTTCTTCTCGACCGGGCACCTGCAGGGCGCGCCGCAGCGGCTGTACTTCACCGCGCTGAGCCTGGAGACCGCCAAGCGCATGGAGATGTTCAACCCCGGCAACGACCCGGAAATCTACGGAGTCAGCGAGCAGACGACGCTGGTGCGGATGGACGTGAGCCGCTACGCCGGGCGCAAGAAGGCCGCGCTGGCCGCCCACGGCACCCAGATGGGGCCGCAGAGCCGCATGGGCCAGATGTCGGAGGCCGACCGCGCCCAGATGGAGCAGACGCTGCTGGGCCGCGAGGCGTTCAGCCTGGGCGGCAGCCGGGCCTCGGTCCCGCGCTACCCGTTGGGCGGACTGTTTGACGGCGTGGACTACGTGATGTACGTGGACGACTGA
- a CDS encoding ParA family protein produces MSAVVAITSEKGGVGKSTLSVHLTGALAERGLNVVLIDEDGRVGSSVGWARRAAQHGPGPGLPFEVLLPDEVRPKRLRELDAVLIDTEGRPKRRELRDLSERADVILLPSGVSTLELESTLHLAEYLVGEGGARRKLRVVLNRVPPVGQAGAQAREDLRDAGLTVCNTLVRQYAVYVRAAELGVLCRDLPDERAAQAWADIVSLSREVL; encoded by the coding sequence ATGTCTGCCGTCGTGGCCATCACATCTGAAAAAGGCGGCGTGGGCAAGAGCACCCTCAGCGTCCATCTCACCGGCGCGCTCGCGGAACGGGGCCTGAACGTCGTGCTGATCGACGAGGACGGCCGGGTCGGCTCCAGCGTGGGCTGGGCCCGCCGGGCCGCGCAGCACGGCCCCGGCCCCGGCCTGCCGTTCGAGGTTCTGCTGCCCGACGAGGTCCGGCCCAAACGGCTGCGCGAACTGGACGCGGTGCTGATCGACACCGAGGGTCGCCCCAAGCGCCGTGAGCTGCGCGACCTGTCGGAGCGGGCCGACGTGATCCTGCTGCCCAGCGGCGTCAGCACCCTGGAGCTGGAAAGCACCCTGCACCTGGCCGAGTATCTGGTGGGGGAGGGCGGGGCGCGGCGCAAGCTGCGGGTGGTGCTCAACCGGGTGCCGCCGGTGGGGCAGGCCGGCGCCCAGGCCCGCGAGGACCTGCGCGACGCGGGCCTGACCGTCTGCAACACGCTGGTGCGTCAATACGCGGTGTACGTGCGGGCGGCGGAACTGGGCGTGCTGTGCCGCGACCTGCCGGACGAGCGCGCCGCCCAGGCCTGGGCCGACATCGTGAGCCTGTCGAGGGAAGTGCTGTGA
- the sucD gene encoding succinate--CoA ligase subunit alpha: MAILVNKDSRVIVQGITGREGLNHTKAMLAFGTKVVGGVTPGKGGSEVEGLPVYNSVAEAVEALHPDVSIIFVPPFGAADSVLEAAHAGVELIVLITEGVPTVDMMRAVQEVKALDAASRQAGGKGIRLIGGNCPGLVSSGETKIGIMPNRIYEQKGRIGLISRSGTLTYEAAKLLGDAGLGTSTTVGIGGDPVIGTTFADVLPLFEADPDTDAVVVIGEIGGADEEAAAEYIASHMKKPVVAFISGRSAPAGKRMGHAGAIIMGNVGTPESKLAAFAAAQVPVADTMPQIIDLVKQVLNK, encoded by the coding sequence ATGGCGATTCTGGTCAACAAGGACAGCCGGGTGATCGTGCAGGGCATCACCGGCCGTGAGGGACTGAACCACACCAAGGCCATGCTGGCCTTCGGCACCAAGGTCGTGGGCGGCGTGACCCCCGGCAAGGGCGGCAGCGAAGTGGAAGGTCTGCCGGTCTACAACAGCGTGGCGGAGGCGGTGGAGGCGCTGCACCCGGACGTCTCGATCATCTTCGTGCCGCCGTTCGGCGCGGCCGACAGCGTGCTGGAAGCGGCGCACGCCGGCGTGGAACTGATCGTGCTGATCACCGAGGGCGTGCCGACCGTGGACATGATGCGCGCGGTGCAGGAAGTCAAGGCGCTGGACGCGGCTAGCCGGCAGGCGGGCGGCAAGGGCATCCGGCTGATCGGCGGCAATTGCCCGGGTCTGGTCAGCAGCGGCGAGACCAAGATCGGCATCATGCCCAACCGCATCTACGAGCAGAAGGGCCGCATCGGCCTGATCTCGCGCAGCGGCACCCTCACCTACGAGGCGGCCAAGCTGCTGGGCGACGCGGGCCTGGGCACCAGCACCACCGTGGGCATCGGCGGCGACCCGGTCATCGGGACCACCTTCGCGGACGTGCTGCCGCTGTTCGAGGCGGACCCCGACACCGACGCCGTGGTGGTCATCGGTGAGATCGGCGGTGCCGACGAGGAAGCTGCCGCCGAGTACATCGCCAGTCACATGAAGAAGCCGGTGGTAGCGTTCATCAGCGGGCGCAGCGCGCCGGCCGGCAAGCGCATGGGTCACGCGGGCGCCATCATCATGGGCAACGTGGGCACCCCGGAGAGCAAGCTGGCCGCCTTCGCCGCCGCCCAGGTGCCGGTGGCCGACACCATGCCCCAGATCATCGATCTGGTGAAGCAGGTGCTGAACAAGTAA
- a CDS encoding HNH endonuclease — protein sequence MALCELCGRDVPRTTLHHLVPRVVGRRRGERVVDLPTAQLCPPCHKMLHRLYSNHELGRDLSSLEALRQQPEVQRFVKWVRTQPGSKGVRVK from the coding sequence ATGGCACTGTGCGAACTGTGTGGCCGGGACGTGCCGCGCACCACCCTGCACCATCTGGTGCCGCGGGTGGTGGGCCGGCGGCGGGGCGAGCGGGTGGTGGACCTGCCCACCGCTCAGCTGTGTCCGCCCTGCCACAAGATGCTGCACCGCCTGTACTCCAACCATGAGCTGGGCCGCGACCTGAGCAGCCTGGAGGCGCTGCGGCAGCAGCCCGAGGTGCAGCGCTTCGTGAAGTGGGTGCGGACCCAGCCGGGCAGCAAGGGCGTGCGGGTGAAATGA
- the sucC gene encoding ADP-forming succinate--CoA ligase subunit beta — translation MKLHEYQGKELLRRFGVNVQEGKVAYTPDEVRTIANEYGQPVVVKAQVYVGGRGKAGGVKFSPTPDKAYENGQKILGMDIKGLTVNKVLVTKAVDIDKGVEYYVGMIVDRNVQSFTLMACAEGGMEIEELAAERPEAIIRHRVDPVTGLRPYEAREVALKAGFKGNLNKIADIMVRMSRAALELDANLVEINPLFIDENGTPLALDTKFDVDDNALFRHPDLAELRESEADHPLEVEAAKYGFAYVKLDGSTGVLGNGAGIVMTTLDVVNRAGGKPANFLDIGGGARADIVYNAVKLVSKDPDVKSIFINIFGGITRADEVAKGVIQALNEGILTKPVRMRIAGTAEDEAKALLQDVNSDLIKMYPDMFQAAEAAVEEAKK, via the coding sequence GTGAAACTCCACGAGTATCAAGGCAAGGAACTGCTGCGCCGCTTCGGCGTGAATGTGCAGGAAGGCAAGGTCGCGTACACCCCCGACGAGGTGCGCACCATCGCCAACGAGTACGGCCAGCCGGTCGTGGTCAAGGCGCAGGTGTACGTGGGCGGGCGCGGCAAGGCGGGCGGCGTGAAGTTCAGCCCCACCCCCGACAAGGCCTACGAGAACGGTCAGAAGATCCTGGGCATGGACATCAAGGGCCTGACCGTCAACAAGGTGCTGGTCACCAAGGCCGTGGACATCGACAAGGGCGTGGAGTACTACGTCGGGATGATCGTGGACCGCAACGTCCAGAGCTTCACCCTGATGGCCTGCGCGGAGGGTGGCATGGAGATCGAGGAACTGGCTGCCGAGCGTCCGGAGGCGATCATCCGCCACCGCGTGGACCCGGTGACCGGCCTGCGCCCCTACGAGGCGCGCGAAGTAGCGCTCAAGGCCGGCTTCAAGGGCAACCTCAACAAGATCGCCGACATCATGGTCCGCATGAGCCGCGCGGCGCTGGAACTCGACGCCAACCTCGTCGAGATCAACCCGCTGTTCATTGACGAGAACGGCACCCCGCTGGCGCTCGACACCAAGTTCGATGTGGACGACAACGCCCTGTTCCGTCACCCGGACCTGGCCGAGCTGCGCGAGAGCGAAGCCGACCATCCGCTGGAGGTGGAGGCCGCCAAGTACGGCTTTGCCTACGTGAAGCTCGACGGCAGCACCGGCGTGCTGGGCAACGGCGCCGGCATCGTGATGACCACGCTGGACGTGGTGAACCGCGCGGGCGGCAAGCCGGCCAACTTCCTGGACATCGGCGGCGGTGCGCGCGCCGACATCGTGTACAACGCGGTCAAGCTGGTCAGCAAGGACCCGGACGTCAAGAGCATCTTCATCAACATCTTCGGCGGCATCACCCGCGCCGACGAGGTGGCCAAGGGCGTGATCCAGGCGCTCAACGAGGGCATCCTGACCAAGCCGGTGCGCATGCGCATCGCCGGGACCGCCGAGGATGAGGCCAAGGCGTTGCTGCAGGACGTGAACAGCGACCTGATCAAGATGTACCCCGATATGTTCCAGGCCGCCGAGGCCGCCGTCGAGGAGGCGAAGAAGTAA
- a CDS encoding ATP-binding protein has product MLGRVLGTEDATPTSFWFLVASGQSVQLDDLVVARTRRPDGLEVAFYGLVESVRKRHEGVSFESDVEDVMAGVLPASVSYAARVLVTRVDPENFVPPQPGDPVLHARGADLHMALSADKMKDAAFPGGLLADGQVMPLNYRFVNGESGGHINISGISGVATKTSYALFLLHSIFRSGVLGKGASDTRAVIFNVKGEDLMFLDRPNRSASEIEAGVQRGKGLAANRYQLLGLPQEPFRDVQFLAPPRPGGTGSSIVPHVEQRTSGVTPFVFTLREFCRRRMLPYSFADRDSSLNLGFVIGSIEEKLFRLSRDGEQPYLTVADWKPDTDVMLDEELQFSELGEVRVDTFPKLVSYLEYKLLDENDGNGDPRWVGKQAPATLQAFIRRLRGVQKHLAPLIRGDLSAAQAAQYRPDLTRPDRQLSVVDIHKLSGHGQMFVVGVLLRDLFEYKERTGRSNTIFVVLDELNKYAPREGDSPIKDVLLDIAERGRSLGIILIGAQQTASEVERRIVSNAAIRVVGRLDMAEAERPEYRFLPQSFRARAGILQPGSMLVSQPDVPNPVLVNYPFPAWATRPDEVEQVTEAAEVEGSMRDLFGL; this is encoded by the coding sequence ATGCTGGGCCGGGTGCTGGGCACCGAGGACGCCACGCCCACCAGCTTCTGGTTCCTGGTGGCCAGCGGCCAGAGCGTGCAGCTGGACGATCTGGTGGTGGCGCGTACCCGCCGCCCCGACGGGCTGGAAGTGGCGTTCTACGGGCTGGTGGAGAGCGTGCGCAAGCGGCACGAGGGCGTGAGCTTCGAGTCGGACGTGGAGGACGTGATGGCGGGCGTGCTGCCGGCCAGCGTCAGCTACGCCGCGCGGGTGCTGGTGACACGGGTGGATCCGGAGAACTTCGTGCCGCCGCAGCCGGGCGACCCGGTGCTGCACGCGCGCGGCGCCGACCTGCACATGGCGCTGTCCGCCGACAAGATGAAGGACGCGGCGTTCCCCGGCGGCCTGCTGGCCGACGGGCAGGTGATGCCGCTCAACTACCGCTTCGTGAACGGTGAGAGCGGCGGGCATATCAACATCTCCGGCATCTCCGGGGTGGCCACCAAGACCAGCTACGCGCTGTTCCTGCTGCACAGCATCTTCCGCAGCGGGGTGCTGGGCAAGGGCGCCAGCGACACCCGGGCCGTGATCTTCAACGTGAAGGGCGAGGACCTGATGTTCCTGGACCGGCCCAACCGCAGCGCCAGCGAGATCGAGGCGGGCGTGCAGCGCGGCAAGGGGCTGGCCGCCAACCGCTACCAGTTGCTGGGTCTGCCGCAGGAACCATTCCGCGACGTGCAGTTCCTGGCGCCGCCCCGGCCGGGCGGCACCGGCAGCAGCATCGTGCCGCACGTGGAGCAGCGCACCAGCGGGGTCACGCCGTTCGTGTTCACCCTGCGCGAGTTCTGCCGGCGCCGGATGCTGCCCTACAGCTTCGCGGACCGCGACAGCAGCCTGAACCTGGGCTTCGTGATCGGCAGCATCGAGGAGAAGCTCTTCCGGCTCAGCCGGGACGGGGAGCAGCCGTACCTGACCGTGGCCGACTGGAAGCCCGACACCGACGTGATGCTGGACGAGGAACTCCAGTTCAGCGAACTCGGCGAGGTCCGCGTGGACACCTTCCCGAAGCTGGTCAGCTACCTGGAATACAAGCTGCTGGACGAGAACGACGGCAACGGCGACCCGCGCTGGGTGGGCAAGCAGGCCCCGGCGACCCTTCAGGCGTTCATCCGGCGGCTGCGCGGCGTGCAGAAGCACCTCGCGCCGCTGATCCGCGGCGACCTCAGCGCGGCCCAGGCGGCCCAGTATCGCCCGGACCTGACCCGCCCCGACCGGCAGCTGAGCGTGGTGGACATTCACAAACTGTCCGGGCACGGCCAGATGTTCGTGGTGGGGGTGCTGCTGCGCGACCTGTTCGAGTACAAGGAGCGCACCGGGCGCAGCAACACCATCTTCGTGGTGCTGGACGAGCTGAACAAGTACGCCCCGCGCGAGGGCGACAGTCCGATCAAAGACGTGCTGCTGGACATCGCTGAGCGTGGCCGGTCCCTGGGCATCATCCTGATCGGGGCGCAGCAGACCGCCTCAGAGGTGGAGCGCCGCATCGTGAGCAACGCGGCCATCCGGGTGGTGGGCCGCCTGGACATGGCCGAGGCCGAGCGCCCCGAGTACCGCTTCCTGCCGCAGAGCTTCCGCGCCCGGGCCGGTATTCTGCAGCCGGGCAGCATGCTGGTCAGCCAGCCGGACGTGCCGAATCCGGTGCTGGTGAACTACCCGTTCCCCGCTTGGGCCACCCGCCCCGACGAGGTGGAGCAGGTGACAGAGGCGGCCGAGGTGGAAGGCAGTATGCGCGACCTGTTCGGGCTGTAA